The following coding sequences lie in one Rutidosis leptorrhynchoides isolate AG116_Rl617_1_P2 chromosome 6, CSIRO_AGI_Rlap_v1, whole genome shotgun sequence genomic window:
- the LOC139853011 gene encoding uncharacterized protein At4g26485-like isoform X1 — MWRYEEQNLWSNNEVKSVKHYNSENEILLVGEGDFSFSLCLANAFGSASNIVATSLDSYDDVIKKYNGAATNLLRLRSYGAQLLHRVDATKMQFHPYLRNRKFDRIIYNFPHAGFIGLENDPQVIEIHRNLVRGFLKNASCMLHLDGEVHVTHKDTNPFNTWNIEELGTQSSLQLLECVKFNIHDYPGYNNKRGDGKRSDEPFPLGKCKTFKFTSASASSSSSSSSSSSSSHHKNPLQYQEISSQRTNVCPVMNLVFQIFMIFFFIWTYIHLFNLWPNSN, encoded by the exons ATGTGGAGGTATGAAGAACAAAATTTGTGGAGTAATAATGAAGTGAAATCGGTTAAACATTATAATTCTGAAAATGAAATATTATTGGTAGGAGAAGGAGATTTCTCATTTAGTCTTTGTTTAGCTAATGCTTTTGGTTCTGCTTCTAATATTGTTGCTACTTCACTTGATTCTTATG ATGATGTGATCAAGAAATACAATGGAGCAGCAACAAATTTGTTACGCTTGCGTAGTTATGGAGCTCAACTGTTACATAGAGTCGATGCAACCAAAATGCAGTTTCATCCATATCTTCGAAACAGAAAGTTTGACCGGATTATATACAACTTTCCACATGCCGGTTTTATTGGGCTTGAAAACGATCCACAAGTCATAGA GATTCATAGAAATCTCGTTCGAGGTTTCTTAAAGAATGCAAGTTGCATGTTACATTTAGACGGTGAG GTTCATGTAACACATAAGGATACAAACCCGTTCAACACTTGGAATATTGAAGAACTTGGTACTCAAAGTTCGTTACAGCTGCTTGAATGTGTCAAGTTCAACATTCATGATTATCCTGGTTACAATAATAAACGAGGAGACGGTAAAAGATCTGACGAGCCTTTTCCTTTAGGAAAATGCAAGACTTTTAAATTTACATCAgcatcagcatcatcatcatcatcatcatcatcatcatcatcatcctcacatCACAAAAATCCTCTGCAATATCAAGAAATTTCATCACAAAGAACAAATGTGTGTCCGGTTATGAATCTTGTTTTCCAGATTTTCATGATCTTTTTTTTTATTTGGACATATATACACTTATTCAATCTGTGGCCCAATAGCAATTGA
- the LOC139853011 gene encoding heavy metal-associated isoprenylated plant protein 41-like isoform X2: protein MWRYEEQNLWSNNEVKSVKHYNSENEILLVGEGDFSFSLCLANAFGSASNIVATSLDSYDDVIKKYNGAATNLLRLRSYGAQLLHRVDATKMQFHPYLRNRKFDRIIYNFPHAGFIGLENDPQVIE, encoded by the exons ATGTGGAGGTATGAAGAACAAAATTTGTGGAGTAATAATGAAGTGAAATCGGTTAAACATTATAATTCTGAAAATGAAATATTATTGGTAGGAGAAGGAGATTTCTCATTTAGTCTTTGTTTAGCTAATGCTTTTGGTTCTGCTTCTAATATTGTTGCTACTTCACTTGATTCTTATG ATGATGTGATCAAGAAATACAATGGAGCAGCAACAAATTTGTTACGCTTGCGTAGTTATGGAGCTCAACTGTTACATAGAGTCGATGCAACCAAAATGCAGTTTCATCCATATCTTCGAAACAGAAAGTTTGACCGGATTATATACAACTTTCCACATGCCGGTTTTATTGGGCTTGAAAACGATCCACAAGTCATAGAGTAA